The Methanobrevibacter gottschalkii DSM 11977 genome includes a region encoding these proteins:
- a CDS encoding toxic anion resistance protein yields MTEFSLNVDEIKENVETTLKEEEKKLEDSNIKNQAQDNAVAIFDADLNNPQAREKILKPLDNFGLNEMSRSAAHNEMLATRFVDLTKGGKESDNIGENLMELNREIKDLDPSKINFAKKGLLGNLMNPVRKYFAKYEKAENAISDIVQSLDKSSKVLQNDNTTLLNEENYLREVTNKLLADIELAKQMDASIEAQIQTAEIEGIDEEKIKFVREEILFPLRQRIMDMQQMIVVNQQGIVSLNVIRRNNKELIRGVKRAQNVTVSALRTGVMVASALYDQKIVMDKINIINSTTEHIIESTSHMLKEQGSEIQKHSAETMISPEVLKVSFSEAIQAIEDVSTYKEQALPKMKETIVMFSDLATEGQKVVEKIETTNENLLK; encoded by the coding sequence ATGACAGAATTTTCATTAAATGTTGATGAAATAAAAGAAAATGTTGAAACAACTTTAAAAGAAGAAGAAAAGAAATTAGAAGATTCAAATATTAAAAATCAAGCTCAAGACAATGCAGTTGCAATTTTTGACGCTGATTTAAATAATCCGCAAGCAAGGGAAAAGATATTGAAACCATTAGATAATTTTGGTTTAAATGAGATGTCTAGATCTGCAGCTCATAATGAAATGTTAGCTACTAGATTTGTTGATTTAACAAAAGGAGGTAAAGAATCGGATAATATTGGAGAAAATCTGATGGAATTAAATAGGGAAATAAAAGATTTGGATCCAAGTAAAATAAATTTTGCAAAAAAAGGTTTACTCGGAAATTTAATGAATCCTGTTAGAAAATACTTTGCTAAATATGAAAAAGCTGAAAATGCTATTTCTGATATTGTTCAGTCACTTGACAAAAGTAGTAAAGTCCTTCAGAATGATAATACAACTCTTTTAAATGAAGAAAATTATTTAAGGGAAGTTACTAATAAACTTCTTGCAGATATTGAACTTGCAAAACAAATGGATGCCTCTATTGAAGCACAAATTCAAACTGCAGAAATTGAAGGGATTGATGAAGAAAAAATTAAATTTGTTCGTGAAGAGATTTTATTCCCTCTTAGACAAAGAATCATGGATATGCAACAAATGATTGTTGTAAATCAACAAGGAATTGTATCTCTTAATGTAATTAGAAGAAATAATAAGGAATTGATTCGTGGTGTTAAACGTGCGCAAAATGTAACTGTTTCAGCTTTAAGAACAGGTGTAATGGTTGCTAGTGCTCTTTACGATCAAAAAATTGTCATGGATAAAATTAATATCATTAATTCTACAACTGAACACATTATAGAATCTACTTCACATATGCTTAAAGAACAAGGAAGTGAAATACAAAAGCACAGTGCTGAGACTATGATTTCACCTGAAGTTCTAAAAGTTTCATTTTCCGAAGCAATTCAAGCTATTGAAGATGTAAGCACATATAAAGAACAGGCCCTTCCTAAAATGAAAGAAACAATTGTGATGTTCAGTGACCTAGCTACTGAAGGTCAAAAAGTTGTTGAAAAGATTGAAACAACTAATGAAAATTTATTAAAATAG
- a CDS encoding pyridoxamine 5'-phosphate oxidase family protein, with product MFRQMRRIKQQLTQEECIEILTNEPRGVLALLGDNEYPYTVPISHVYADGKIYFHGAQEGHKNDAAKKYPKVSYCVIDKGVKKKENWWYTFKSVIVFGKIKILTNNNEKRDRLTYLGDKFFPTHEETIDEINKLLDRTEVYEITIEHMSGKLVREK from the coding sequence ATGTTTAGACAGATGAGACGAATAAAACAGCAACTTACACAGGAAGAATGTATTGAAATATTAACTAATGAACCTCGTGGAGTATTAGCATTATTAGGTGATAATGAATATCCTTACACAGTTCCAATTAGTCATGTATATGCTGATGGTAAAATTTATTTTCATGGGGCTCAAGAAGGACATAAAAATGATGCTGCTAAAAAATATCCTAAAGTTTCTTATTGTGTGATTGATAAAGGAGTTAAAAAGAAAGAAAACTGGTGGTACACATTTAAAAGTGTTATAGTTTTTGGAAAAATTAAAATTTTAACAAACAATAATGAAAAAAGGGATAGACTAACATATCTTGGAGATAAGTTTTTCCCAACACATGAAGAAACAATTGATGAAATTAATAAATTATTGGACAGGACAGAGGTTTATGAAATCACCATTGAGCATATGAGTGGTAAATTAGTAAGGGAGAAATAA
- a CDS encoding uracil-DNA glycosylase: MINNDWDLALNDEFEKDYFLKIKDFVSEEYNSKTIYPPYEDIFNSFKLTPLSNTKVVILGQDPYHEEGQAHGLAFSTPEGRPIPRSLKNIFKEINNEYSYPIPESGCLEKWAKQGVFLLNTVLTVEKGNANSHSNCGWQTFTDNVIRILNNQTRPIVFLLWGKQAEKKKELITNPNHLVLITSHPSPFSARRGFLGSNHFKLANKFLKENNIDEINWKL, translated from the coding sequence ATGATTAACAATGATTGGGATTTAGCTTTAAATGATGAATTTGAAAAAGATTACTTTTTGAAAATTAAAGATTTTGTCAGTGAAGAATATAACTCAAAAACAATTTATCCTCCTTATGAGGATATATTTAATTCATTTAAATTAACTCCATTGAGTAATACAAAAGTTGTTATTTTAGGCCAGGATCCTTATCATGAGGAAGGTCAAGCTCATGGACTTGCATTTTCAACTCCGGAGGGCAGACCAATTCCCAGATCCTTAAAAAATATTTTTAAAGAAATTAATAATGAGTATTCTTATCCAATTCCAGAGTCAGGCTGTTTGGAAAAATGGGCAAAGCAGGGTGTATTTTTATTAAATACTGTTTTAACAGTTGAAAAGGGCAATGCAAATTCTCACAGTAATTGCGGTTGGCAAACTTTTACAGATAATGTAATTAGAATATTGAATAACCAAACAAGACCTATTGTATTTTTGCTTTGGGGAAAACAGGCTGAAAAGAAAAAAGAATTAATAACAAATCCAAACCATTTAGTTCTAATTACATCTCACCCTTCTCCATTTTCAGCAAGAAGAGGTTTTTTAGGATCTAATCATTTTAAATTAGCTAATAAATTTTTAAAGGAAAATAATATTGATGAAATTAATTGGAAATTGTAA